ATCTCGGTGTACTCCTCGGCCGGCGCCAAGGTGCTGCCGTGGCGGTCCGCGGCCGAGACGCTCATCGAGTGCTCGCGGAGGCGCCGCGCGCGGTCGGCCCAGTCGGCGCGCGAGGTGGTGACCATGCCGCCCTCGCCGGTCGTGACGATCTTGCGCGGATGGAACGACCAGACCGCGATCTCGGCACCCGCTCCCACGGGGCGGCCGTGGTACGTCGACCCGGCGCCGCACGCAGCGTCCTCGATGACCACGATGCCCCGTGGGTCGCACAGGGCCCGCAGCTCGTCCAGGGCGACGGGGACGCCACCCTGGTCCACCGCGATGACCGCACGGGTGCGCTCCGTGAGCGCCCGCTCGACCGTGGCGGCCGTCAGGTTGCCGGTGACGGGGTCGACGTCGGCGAACACCGGCCGCGCTCCCACGTACGTCGGTGCGTTCGCGGTGGCGATGAAGGAGAACGACGGGACGACCACCTCGTCACCGAGCCTCACCCCGGCGACCTCCAGGGCCAGGTGCAGCGCCGTCGTGCAGCTGGACACCGCGACGGCGTGCTCAGCCTGCTGCACCCGGGCGAAGGTGGCCTCGAACGAGGCGACCTGTGGTCCCTGGGCGATCCACCCGGAGGAGATGACCTCGGTGAGGGCGGCGACCTCTTCCTTGCCCAGCCATGGCTGCATCACGTTCACGCGGCTCATCGCTGCTGCTCCATGCTCCGCCCGACCGAGATCTCGGCCCGCAGCGGCCGCCACCAGCGCACCAGCTCGTCCAGCCCCTCAGCCAGGCCGACCCGGGTCTCGAACCCCAGGTCACGTCGTGCGGCGGACACGTCGGCCAGGCGGCGCGCGACTCCGTTGACCGCGCGCTCGGGCCCGTGCTGGACCGGCGTGGTCGAGCCCATGACCTGCGAGAGCGTCTCGGCGAGCTCGAGCAGGCTCGTCTCGGAGCCGGAGGCGATGTTGTAGACGCCTTCGGTGACGCTGCTCTCCGCGGCCAGGATGTTCGCGCGGGCGATGTCGGTCGTGTAGGCGAAGTCCATGGTCTGCTCGCCGTCGCCGAACACGAGTGGCGGCTGCCCGTCCTCGATGCGCTCCATCCACCGCACGAGCACCTCGGTGTAGAGCCCGTGCACGTCCATCCGGGGCCCGTAGACGTTGAAGTAGCGCAGGAGCACGTAGTCCAGGTCGTGCATCGCCCGGAAGCTGCGCAGCATGCCCTCGTTGAACGACTTGGCGGCACCGTAGAACGTGTCGTTGTTGTGGTGGTGGTGCCGCTCGTCGGTGGGGAACTCCTCGGCCATGCCGTACACGGACGCCGACGAGGCTGAGATGACTTTGTCGACGTGCCGGTCCACCGCCGCCTCGTACACGTTGAACGTGCCGTCGACCAGCACCTCCAGGGCCAGCCTCGGCTCCTCGGCACACTGCGTGATCCGCAGGGCGGCCTGGTGGAAGACGACGTCCTGGCCGGCGGTGACGTCGTGGACGGTGTCGCGGTCCCGGATGTCGCCCTCGACGAGGGTGACCCGCCCGCTCGCGAGCGCGGCGTCGAGGTTGCCGAGGCGTCCCCGCACGAGGTTGTCGAGCACGTCGACGTGGCTGGCTCCGGCTGCGAGCAGCTGGTCGACGATCGTGGACCCGATCGTGCCGGCACCGCCGGTCACGAGCACGCGGGCTCCGTCTAGTGAGGTCATGCGGCTGACACCTTCCTGCTGGAGACGATCGGGGGGACGGGGACGGAGGGCTGGTCCGGCTCCAGCCGGGTCAGCGCGCCGTCGGTGCGCAGGCTGCGGGCGGCCGCCTCGAGCACCGAGAGCACGCGCAGGCCGGACTCGCCGTCGGTCCGCGACGCCCGGCCGTCGCGGATGCACGCGGCGAACTCCGTCGCCATCTGCCCGAGCGCCTCGCGGTGCGGCAGGGCCGGTGCCCAGGTGTCACCGAGGCGGTAGGAGATCGTCGAGTCCCTGCGGTCGGCAGCCGTGGACGGCTGGTCGGCGAGGTCGACCCCGCGGTCGTAGACGCTGAGCGGCTGCTGCGGGTTGAGGTCGTCCCACACGAGGGTGCGGCGGGTCCCGCCGATGACCATCTGGCGGATCTTGGTCGGGCTCAGCCAGTTGACGTGGACGTGGGCGAGGGCGCCGTTCCCGAACGGCAGGGTCAGGTAGCCGACGCACGGCCGGCCGGCCCCGAGCGGGTCGGCGCCGTGGGCCGCGACCCCCTCGGGGCGCAGGCCGCCGGGGAGGATGAAGTCGAGGATCGACAGGTCGTGCGGGGCCAGGTCCCAGAACACGTCGACGTCGGGCTGGATGAGGCCGAGGTTGATGCGCACGGAGTCGACGAACAGGATGTCGCCGAGCGAGCCGTCCGCGATGAGGTCCCTGATCTTCAGGACGGCCGGTGTGTAGCAGTAGGTGTGGTCGGCCATGAGGACCAGCCCGCGCTCCCGGGCGGTCCGCACCATCCGGGTCGCGTTCGCGAGGCTGTCGGCGAGGGGCTTCTCCACGACGACGTGCTTGCCGGCCTCCAGCGCCGGCAAGGCCATCGCCTGGTGCGTGCGGGCCGGCGTGGCGATCGCGACGGCGTCGATGTCGGGGCGGGCCAGGACCTCGTCGAGCGAACGGGTCACCGCGACACCGTCACCGGCCACGCTCCGTGCGCGGTCGAGGTCCAGGTCGCAGACGGCACGCAGCTCCCAGTCCGCACTCGCGCGGAAGTTGCGGGCGAGGTTGGGACCCCAGTAACCCGCCCCGATGACGGCGACGCCGAGCTTGTTGTCAGTGGTCACGATGTTCCTTTCATGAGGACGCCGCCCGCACGATCACGTCGACGAAGTAGTTGGTCGCGTTGTAGGAGCCGGTCGGGAAGCCGCCGCCCTCGCCGTACGCGAAGACGCCGTTGTTGCTCGTGCGCGCGCTGAGCGGACCGACGGTCCACGGCACCGCGAAGAAGCCGGGCGTCACCGAGTAGTGGCCCTCGGGGGCGTAGTAGGACACGACGTACGTCGTCCCGCCGGTGATCGGGACAGGGGTGGAGAGGGTGGCGGTCTGCCACCCGCTCGCGCCCTCGCCGGTGAAGGTGACCATCGCGAGCCGTTCCCCGCTGGCGGACCAGAGGCTGCCCACGTGCGTGCCGCCGTTGCCCGGACCCTTGTAGAACCGGATCGCGGTGACGGTCCCGTCCACCGAGGAGGAGAACGCGGTGCCGAGCTCGACGGGGCTGCTGTCGTTGAGTGACGCGACACTGGGTGTCGACCCGGCGAACAGGGAGTGTGCCGTGGTGCCGCTCGCCTCGGTGCGGAAGGTCCACGTCCGGTCCGCCACGGAGGCGCCCTCGGTGGACACGACGTCCCTCAGGCGCGCCGTCAGCTCGGTGTCCGCAGGCAGGCGGGCCGACGGCGTGAACGTGATGGTCTCCTTGTCGCTGGAGAGGCTGGTCGTCCCGGCGACCTCGCTCGTGCCGTTCGTGACCGTCAGCGAGTAGCCGGGGGCAACCGGCGCGGACAACGTCGCGGAGACCGTGCTCGCGAGCTGGACGTCGGTGTCCCCGGAGTCCGGTGACACGTCCCGTACGGTCAGCGTGGGCGGGTCCGCCACGAAGGCGACGTCGACGAAATAGCTCGTCGCGTTGAAGTCGTAGATGGGCAGGCCCCCCGACGACCCGTACAGATAGCGGCCGTTCTTGCCCGCGGGCGCGGTCAGGTCACCGTTGGTCAGGGCGTTGGCGAAGAAACCGCCGGTCGACGCGTAGTGACCCTGCGGAGCCAGGTACGACACCACGTAGGACGTCCCCGCGGTGACGGACACCGGCTGGGGGAGCCGGGCCGTCTGCCAGCCCGTCGGGGTCTCGTTCGTGAACGTCACGCTGGCCAGCTGCTGGCCGGTCTCGCTCCAGAGCCGTCCGACGTGGGTTCCGGCGTTGCCGGGACCCTTGTAGAACCGGATCGAGGTGATCGTCCCGTCCTTGGCGGGCCGGAATGCGGTGCCGACCTCGACCGCGGACCCGTCATTGACCGACGGCACCTGGGGGACCTGGTCGCTGAACAGCGTCTGCGGCTCCCCGGTGCTGTCGCCGGTGGACGTGTGGAACGTCCAGGTCCTCGTGCCGAGCGAGGCACCGCTCGTGGACGTCACGTCGGTGAGCGTCACGGTGACGGTGGCGTCCTGGGGCAGCAGCCCCGCCGGGTCGAACGTCAGTCTGGTCGCGTCCGCGCTCAGCCTGCTCGTGCCGGTGACGGGGGAACCGCCGCTCGTGACGTCCAGTGTGGCGCCGGGCTTGATCGCGTCGTCGAACCACACCCCGATGTCGGTGTCCCGCGGGACGTCCACCGCGCCGGCCGGCGGGTCCTGGGCGGTGATCGCGATCTGTGGCGCCAACCGTTCGAACACGACGTCCACCAGGTAGCTCGTGGACGTGCGGGTGGCGGGGAAGCCCGAGCCGTACGTGTAGGAGCCGCCGTTGGCCGACGTGCGCAGCGGCGCGGTGATCCGCTCCGCGGCGAGATCGCCGGGCGTGGCCGAGTACATCCCGGCCGGAGCGCGGTAGGACGCGACGTACTCGGTGTTCTTCGCGATCTCGACGGGTTCGTCGAACGTCAGGGTCTGCCAGCCGCTGGTGCTCTCGTCGGTGAACGTGCCCTCCGCGAGCTGCGTGCCCGACGCGGTCCACAGCGCACCGGTGTGGCTGCCGGTGTTGTTCGGTCCCTTGTAGAACTTGACCCCGGTGATCGTCCCGGGGACGTCCGCGGAGAACCGCACGCCCAGGCTCACAGCGGACGGGTCTGCGGCCTGCAGGATGGTCGGCGTCGTGGAGTCGGTCATGGTGCTGCACGGGCACACGCCCCGAGGGGGTGCCGGCTTGACGGTCGTGAACGAGGATCTCGCCCCGCTGGACACGGCGTTGCCCTGGGTGTCCACCCCGCCCGCCCTCGCGGTGTACTTCACGAATCCGCTGAGCTCGGACGACGGCGTGAACGTGACGGTGCGGCTGCCAGCGTCGTAGGCGGTGCTGCCGTCCACGAGCGAGCCGTTGGCGTCCGTGAGCGTCATCGTGGCGGACCCGGGGGCCAGGGGCTTGGAGAACGTCGCGGAGACCGTCGACCCGAGCGGCACGCTCGTCGAGCCCGACAACGGCCAGTGCGACGTGACGGTCAACGGCGAGCTGTCCGTCAGCACGAAGAGCGCGTCGACGTAGTAGTTGCTGTTGCGGAAGGCGCTGTCGGGCATCCGACCGGGGGCGCCGTGCACCCCTGCGCGGACGGCCCCGTAACCACCGTCGACCGACAACGGGTGCGCCTTGACGCCCATCGCACTGAACGCGTGGGGCTTGACGGCGTAGTGGCCGTTCGGAGCGGTGTACGACACCGTGTAGGTCTCGTCCTTGGTGACGGGGACCGCTGAGGCGAACGTGGCCTCCTGCCAACCCGTCGAGCTCTCGCCCGAGAACGTGACGGCAGCGAGCTTCTGCCCCGCGGAGCTCCACAGCGAGCCGACGTGGGTGCCCGTGTTGCCGGCGCCCTTGTAGAACCGCACGCCCGAGACGTATCCGTCGGTCGTGGGGGAGAACCGCAGGCCCAGCTCGAGGTTGGTCGCGTCGTCGGCCGCGGGGACGTTCGGGACCTCGTCGCCGAACACGCTGCACGGACAGCCCACCGTCAGCGACTGCGTCACGGGCGAGCCGATGTTGGCGCTGTCGTCGACCGCGCGCGCCATCACCGGGGTGGCCCCGGTGCCGGACTGCACGTACCGGTAGCTCCACGAGGTGGTTCCCGTCGCCGGGTGCCAGGTCGTGCCGCCGTCCGTGGACACCTCGACGCCGGCGACGACCCCGTCGGTGTCGGTCGCGGTGCCCGTGGCCGTGAAGAAGGTGCCGTTCGCGACGCTGGTGCTGCCGTCGGGCGAGGTGATCTCCGTGGTCGGTGCCGTCGTGTCGGTCGACTTCGTGGCCGCCGTGAGGGTCGGGTCGAGGGTCGTCGGCTGGGCGCCCATGTCGGCGAAGAGGTTGACCTGCGCCTGCTGCATGCGGCGGTCCGCGGGGGCGCCGTTGCCGTCGTGGGTCGCATCCAGACCCCACGTCCACTGGATCGACCCGGCGGAGAAGACGAGGGCGCCGCTGGCTGCTCGGTACATCGTCAGGTGGTGGGTCGTGGTCCCCTCCGCGACGTCGTTGCCGAAGTCCTGCAGGTACTGCGGTGCCGGGCCGGTCGTGGTGGACAGGCGGATCAGGCCCGGGGGCCGGGCCCCGTTGTCGAGGTCCTCGTTGGACTCGTAGCCCACGGTGTGCGGCGCCAGCTGGGCGCTGGCCCCGGCCGCCAGCGACCGCAGACTGGTGCCGCGCCACAGGCGCAGCTTGGCCTCGTCGGCGCTGACGGTCACCGGCAGATCGGTGTCGTTGGACATGTAGAGGGTGCCGGTCAGCCCGTTCTCGGGCCGGCCGGCGCCACTGAGCTTGGAGGCGAAGCGTGGATCGCGCCAGGTCCCGGTCCACTCCGGCGACGGATCGATCTTGTCGTTGGACCAGGTCTCCTTGTAGGAGGTGAGGATTCGGCCGGGGGTGTGCTCGGGGTCGGCGGACGGCTCGTAGCGCGTCCGCCAGTAGGCCTCGTTGCCGCTGAGGAACATCAGATTGACGCCGGCGTCGCGGGCGGCCTCCACATTGGCGCGCTGTGCACCGCTCCAGTACTCGTCGTGCCCCATCGAGACGAAGGTCCGGTGATTCGTCAACAGCTCCCCGTTGCGGTCCGAGTCGACGCCCGCGATGTAGCTGACGTCGTACCCGTTCTTCTCCATGAACCGGACCAGCGGGTACTCCGACGCGAAGTAGAAGTCACGGGCCTCGGTGCCGTCCCGGGTCGCGAAGGGCCGGTTGTAGCTCAGCTGGTAGGCGCGGCCGTTGTTGCCGCCGCGATAGAAGTTCGAACCGCCGTACATGTTGTACGCG
Above is a genomic segment from Aeromicrobium chenweiae containing:
- a CDS encoding NAD-dependent epimerase/dehydratase family protein encodes the protein MTSLDGARVLVTGGAGTIGSTIVDQLLAAGASHVDVLDNLVRGRLGNLDAALASGRVTLVEGDIRDRDTVHDVTAGQDVVFHQAALRITQCAEEPRLALEVLVDGTFNVYEAAVDRHVDKVISASSASVYGMAEEFPTDERHHHHNNDTFYGAAKSFNEGMLRSFRAMHDLDYVLLRYFNVYGPRMDVHGLYTEVLVRWMERIEDGQPPLVFGDGEQTMDFAYTTDIARANILAAESSVTEGVYNIASGSETSLLELAETLSQVMGSTTPVQHGPERAVNGVARRLADVSAARRDLGFETRVGLAEGLDELVRWWRPLRAEISVGRSMEQQR
- a CDS encoding DUF4082 domain-containing protein, producing MSNSRRGRRARSRALAALTAGLLSAGLITSVTSAPVSATGDPCGPSGNPISCENSKPGSPASEWDIEGAGDPDIQGFATDISVDVGHQVDFKIDTTARSYSITIYRTGYYGGDGARKITTVTPSATLPQHQPSCITDVSTQLYDCGTWGVSASWDVPSTAVSGVYIARLRRSDTGGESHITFVVRNDASTSAVVAQTSDPTWHAYNMYGGSNFYRGGNNGRAYQLSYNRPFATRDGTEARDFYFASEYPLVRFMEKNGYDVSYIAGVDSDRNGELLTNHRTFVSMGHDEYWSGAQRANVEAARDAGVNLMFLSGNEAYWRTRYEPSADPEHTPGRILTSYKETWSNDKIDPSPEWTGTWRDPRFASKLSGAGRPENGLTGTLYMSNDTDLPVTVSADEAKLRLWRGTSLRSLAAGASAQLAPHTVGYESNEDLDNGARPPGLIRLSTTTGPAPQYLQDFGNDVAEGTTTHHLTMYRAASGALVFSAGSIQWTWGLDATHDGNGAPADRRMQQAQVNLFADMGAQPTTLDPTLTAATKSTDTTAPTTEITSPDGSTSVANGTFFTATGTATDTDGVVAGVEVSTDGGTTWHPATGTTSWSYRYVQSGTGATPVMARAVDDSANIGSPVTQSLTVGCPCSVFGDEVPNVPAADDATNLELGLRFSPTTDGYVSGVRFYKGAGNTGTHVGSLWSSAGQKLAAVTFSGESSTGWQEATFASAVPVTKDETYTVSYTAPNGHYAVKPHAFSAMGVKAHPLSVDGGYGAVRAGVHGAPGRMPDSAFRNSNYYVDALFVLTDSSPLTVTSHWPLSGSTSVPLGSTVSATFSKPLAPGSATMTLTDANGSLVDGSTAYDAGSRTVTFTPSSELSGFVKYTARAGGVDTQGNAVSSGARSSFTTVKPAPPRGVCPCSTMTDSTTPTILQAADPSAVSLGVRFSADVPGTITGVKFYKGPNNTGSHTGALWTASGTQLAEGTFTDESTSGWQTLTFDEPVEIAKNTEYVASYRAPAGMYSATPGDLAAERITAPLRTSANGGSYTYGSGFPATRTSTSYLVDVVFERLAPQIAITAQDPPAGAVDVPRDTDIGVWFDDAIKPGATLDVTSGGSPVTGTSRLSADATRLTFDPAGLLPQDATVTVTLTDVTSTSGASLGTRTWTFHTSTGDSTGEPQTLFSDQVPQVPSVNDGSAVEVGTAFRPAKDGTITSIRFYKGPGNAGTHVGRLWSETGQQLASVTFTNETPTGWQTARLPQPVSVTAGTSYVVSYLAPQGHYASTGGFFANALTNGDLTAPAGKNGRYLYGSSGGLPIYDFNATSYFVDVAFVADPPTLTVRDVSPDSGDTDVQLASTVSATLSAPVAPGYSLTVTNGTSEVAGTTSLSSDKETITFTPSARLPADTELTARLRDVVSTEGASVADRTWTFRTEASGTTAHSLFAGSTPSVASLNDSSPVELGTAFSSSVDGTVTAIRFYKGPGNGGTHVGSLWSASGERLAMVTFTGEGASGWQTATLSTPVPITGGTTYVVSYYAPEGHYSVTPGFFAVPWTVGPLSARTSNNGVFAYGEGGGFPTGSYNATNYFVDVIVRAASS
- a CDS encoding Gfo/Idh/MocA family protein, coding for MTTDNKLGVAVIGAGYWGPNLARNFRASADWELRAVCDLDLDRARSVAGDGVAVTRSLDEVLARPDIDAVAIATPARTHQAMALPALEAGKHVVVEKPLADSLANATRMVRTARERGLVLMADHTYCYTPAVLKIRDLIADGSLGDILFVDSVRINLGLIQPDVDVFWDLAPHDLSILDFILPGGLRPEGVAAHGADPLGAGRPCVGYLTLPFGNGALAHVHVNWLSPTKIRQMVIGGTRRTLVWDDLNPQQPLSVYDRGVDLADQPSTAADRRDSTISYRLGDTWAPALPHREALGQMATEFAACIRDGRASRTDGESGLRVLSVLEAAARSLRTDGALTRLEPDQPSVPVPPIVSSRKVSAA
- a CDS encoding DegT/DnrJ/EryC1/StrS family aminotransferase — its product is MSRVNVMQPWLGKEEVAALTEVISSGWIAQGPQVASFEATFARVQQAEHAVAVSSCTTALHLALEVAGVRLGDEVVVPSFSFIATANAPTYVGARPVFADVDPVTGNLTAATVERALTERTRAVIAVDQGGVPVALDELRALCDPRGIVVIEDAACGAGSTYHGRPVGAGAEIAVWSFHPRKIVTTGEGGMVTTSRADWADRARRLREHSMSVSAADRHGSTLAPAEEYTEIGFNYRMTDLQAAVGIVQLRKLSEIIERRRELAEVYTKYINDIDGLRPVADPAWGTTNFQSYWVEVSDPYPLDRDGLLAHLASVDISARRGIMTAHRQPAYAHEGLGPGSLPVSEQLSDTTLILPLFHQMSVGEQSRVIAALISGSGEERWTT